From the Lathyrus oleraceus cultivar Zhongwan6 chromosome 4, CAAS_Psat_ZW6_1.0, whole genome shotgun sequence genome, one window contains:
- the LOC127074987 gene encoding auxin-responsive protein IAA9, giving the protein MPPPPLLVPEEEGQSNTSTVASASPRSLDCFSQTGAGLKERNYLRLSDCSSVESSGVPSLSDEQKVNLNLKATELRLGLPGSQSPERDLDLFSLASTKLDEKPLFPLLPTKDGICSLSQKNVVSGNKRGFADTMDVFPEAKYNSNARVNILLSPRPSTAQPTTVKDISNKVLQESSCAANGTGAPVNGSAPASKAQVVGWPPIRSFRKNSLATTSKNNDEVDGKPGPAALFVKVSMDGAPYLRKVDLRNYTTYQELSSDLEKMFSCFTLGQCGSHGAPGREMLSESKLKDFLHGSEYVVTYEDKDGDWMLVGDVPWDMFTDTCKRLKIMKGSDAIGLAPRAMEKSKSRS; this is encoded by the exons ATGCCTCCGCCACCGCTGCTGGTTCCTGAAGAGGAAGGGCAGAGCAACACCTCAACGGTAGCATCTGCATCTCCACGATCTTTGGACTGTTTCTCCCAAACTGGAGCTGGATTGAAAGAACGCAATTACCTTAGATTGTCCGATTGCTCATCGGTCGAAAGTTCTGGTGTCCCAAGCTTGTCTGATGAGCAAAAGGTGAACCTGAATTTGAAAGCTACGGAGTTAAGGCTCGGCCTTCCTGGATCCCAGTCGCCTGAAAGGGATTTGGATCTTTTTTCTTTGGCCTCAACTAAGCTTGATGAGAAACCGCTGTTCCCTTTGCTTCCCACTAAAGATGGAATTTGCTCATTGTCCCAGAAGAACGTGGTTTCGGGAAACAAAAGAGGTTTCGCTGACACAATGGATGTTTTTCCTGAG GCGAAATATAATAGTAATGCGCGTGTGAACATATTGCTATCGCCTAGACCCTCTACAGCTCAACCTACTACAGTTAAAGATATATCAAACAAAGTGTTACAAGAGAGCTCTTGTGCAGCAAATGGAACTGGTGCTCCCGTCAATGGCAGCGCACCGGCTTCTAA AGCACAAGTTGTCGGTTGGCCTCCTATTAGATCATTTAGGAAAAACTCATTGGCTACCACTTCTAAGAACAACGATGAAGTGGACGGCAAACCAGGTCCAGCTGCACTCTTTGTGAAGGTTAGCATGGACGGTGCTCCTTATCTTAGGAAGGTAGATTTGAGAAACTATACAACGTATCAGGAACTGTCGTCCGACCTTGAGAAGATGTTCAGCTGTTTTACCTTAG GTCAATGCGGTTCTCATGGAGCTCCAGGAAGAGAAATGTTGAGTGAGAGCAAGTTGAAGGACTTCCTCCATGGTTCTGAATATGTAGTCACTTATGAAGATAAAGACGGTGACTGGATGCTTGTTGGAGATGTACCGTGGGA CATGTTCACTGACACATGCAAAAGGCTGAAAATCATGAAGGGTTCTGATGCAATTGGCTTAG CTCCAAGGGCTATGGAAAAATCCAAGAGCAGGAGCTAA